TGGGACAAGCTGCTGTCCACGGATCACCCGTTCTGGGAACCGGTCGTGGACTGGAACTTCGTCTACACCTACGCGCCCACCTATCAGGCCGTCCTGCAGGCCTACGAGCGTGCCGACGGAACCCGCGACCCGCGACCCGCACTGTTCTCGGAGGGCAACTACGAAGGTGAGAACAACCAGGAGGACACGGCACCGACCACCGACGAGACACTCCGACGTCAGGCGTTGTGGGCACTGACCTCCGGTTCGCCCGGCGAGTTCCGGGGTTCCGACGACTGGGAGTTCCCGGACGGGTGGGAAACCCGTCTGGATACTCCCGCTGTCGCACAGCTGCGAGCGATACGTGAACTGTGGCAGTCGTGGCCGTGGTGGGAGCTCGTGCCGGATATCGACGAACCGCTCGTCGTCGCAGGTCGCGGCACCCCGTGGACGAGTGACGAGATGATCGACGTTCTCGACGACGAGTACGTCACCGCTGCCCGGACACCCGACGGTTCACTCGCCGTCGTCTACCTTCCGACGCAGCGCACGATCCGGCTCGATCCTGCGTTGGTACCGGAGGAGGCGACCCTCGAGTGGGTCGACCCCGCCGACGCGACCGGGCCTCGGCAGCCGGCGACTTCCGACGAGAACGGCGACATCCCTATACCGGGGCCGAACACGGATGGAGACGGGGATTGGCTTCTCGTGATCACCGAGCGAGAGGGATGAACTTTGCTGTTCGAGAATGCTGCTCTCGTCAGCGGGCGGCGAATCCCTGCGAGCAGAAACTCCATACCTCGTCGGCCGAGATGAGAAGGGTCGTGGTGTCGTCGCCACCGCTCGACTGGGCAATGGACATCACGGTCTGCATTGTCATGGCGGCCATTCGCTTCGCGTTCGTTCCCTCGCGAAGGCTGCCCTCGGCATCGACCTTCTCCATCAGCTCCGTGAACAGCGTGAGCATCGGTGCGTGTGCGACCTTCACCTCGGCAGGATGGGTGAGCACCAGCTGCGGCGCGAGGTCGGTGAACAGGGGGCGCGGGGCCGCCGGATCGGGTCGGGACGACTCGAACAGCAGTTCCACTGCGACGCGTAGCTGATCGAGAGGATCCTTCTCGTCGGCGGCAGCGGCACGGATCTGATCGGCAGAGCGGCTCAGAGCATCCTCGAAGAGTGCCAGCAACAGCTCGTGCTTACCGTCGAATTGTAGGTAGAAGCTGCGAAGCGACTGCTTCGACCGGTCGACAACTTCCTGAACCGTGAAGTCGGTGCTGCCCTTTTCCGCGATGATCGCCTGTGCGGCATCGAGAAAGCGCTGAACGCGCTGCTCGGCGCGCAGCTTCGCGGTCCGGATGGAACGCTCCACCGCGCGCTGCTTCCAGGCCGGCTCTTCGCTGGCGCCCGTCACTGCCCGGATCGCCCTGTGTCGCGTGGAGTGGACATGGGGACACTGTACCGGAGGGTAGGGAGGCAACGCGGGGCCGTCCTTCCGCTTTCCGTCCCGACTCGAGACTGTTGCTATCAGAAAAAGAAACCTTGCTCTCATCCCGATACGGCTGATTCGGGGCCGGAAAGAGGCAAGTCGGAATGCGCACCCGGGACGGAATCCGCTGCCGTTCTCGCCATCCGCTGCGGCAATTCGCTGGTTGTCAGGATGGCCGTGAGACATCCTGACAACCAACGCGGGGATCGGAGCGCACCCGGCCCCCGTAGACGGGTCATTCCCCGCAAGAGGCTCGGGAGGTGGATTCTCTGCTGGAGAATGGAAGGCCGGACGCCGGACCCGTCGAAGAACGGCGCGCTCTGATCTCAGTCGAGCCGGATCGCCCTTTCGGGGCAACCCCCTGCGGCCTCCCGCACGGAGTCCTGGTGCTCGGCCGGGACCTCGGACATCAGGGTGACGGCGTATCCGCCGTCGCTCAGGTCGAAGACCTCCGGGCAGGCCGCGAGGCAGACGCCGTGTCCGCGGCAGGCGTCGTCGTCGACGACCACCTTCACTTCGACTCACCTTCCGCCGGCGTGTACTCGAGGTGCAGGGCGAGCAGGCCACGCAGGATGAAGGTCGGCAGGTAACCGAACTTCCGGTCGTCCTCGGGGCCGTGCACTTTCTCGGAGATCCGGATCTCGCTGGTGCGCTCGAGCAGGCGCGCGATGCCCACGCGTCCTTCGGTTCGGGCGAGCGGGGCGCCAGGACACGAGTGCACGCCGCGACCGAACGCGATGTGGGTGCGTGCGTTGCGGCGATCGATGTCGAACTCGTTCGGGTCGGAGAACTGGCGCGGGTCGCGGTTGGCGGCGCCGTTGACCAGCATCATGATCGTGCCGGCCGAGACGTCGACCCCGCCGACGGTGGTGGGGGTCTTCGCGAGCCGGAAGTCGCCCTTGATCGGGCTCTCGAAACGCAGCGTCTCCTCGATGAAGTTCGGGATGCGATCGGGCTCGCTGCGCAGGGTCTTCTGGAGTTCGGGCTGCTCGGCGATGATCCGCAACGCGGAACTCAGCAGACGCACGGTGGTCTCCTGGCCGGCGGAGAACACGTTCGCGGCGATACGCAGGACGTCGTCGACGGGCGGCAGGGTGCCGTCGGGGAAGGTTGCGGTGGCGAGGCCCGTCAGCACGTCGTCGGTGGGGTTCGCGCGGCGGTCCTCGATGTACTGGCCGAACTTCTTGTACAGGAACTCGAGTGGGTTGAGCTTCAGCGTCTCACCCTCGGTGCTGCCGAGCGAGAAGCCTTTCTCCACTTGGATCTTCAGGCCCTCGATGAATTCTTGATGGTCACTCTCCGGCACGCCCAGCAGGTCGGCGATGACGAGCATCGCGAACGGAGCGGCGAAGCCGGTGATGTAGTCGCCCTCGCCTCGGGCGAGCAGATCGTCGAGGAGGCGGTCGGCGATGCGCTCGATGAAGGCCTCGTTCTCCTTGAGCCGCTTGGGCGTGATGAGCCGCATCAGCAGGCCGCGATGGTCGGTGTGCTGCGGGGGATCCATGGTGGGGAGCTGGTCGTTCATCGGCAGCGAGGGGCGGTGCTCCTCGATGAAGTCGGTGATGTCGTCGCTCTCGGGGCAGGCCGGAAGGCCGGAGAACGGACCGGTCACCGAGATACACGACGAGAAGGTCTGCTCGTCGCTCAGGACCTGGATCGCCTCTTCGTAGCCGGTGACCATCATGACGTTGTGGTGGGGTTCGCGCGTGACCGGGCATCCCTCGCGCAGGGCGTCGTAGTAGGGGTACGGGTCCTCGACGAGTTCCGGATCGGTGAAGAAGTTCTTCGTCTCGATGTCGGTCATGGTTCCTCCCGGGGCAGGCGGTGGCTGTGATGGAGTTCGGCTTCGCCACGCGGCGTCGCGCGCTCGAGTCCGTATCTCGACCGCACATCCAACCACGGGTTCGAAAGTTGGGCGCGAGAGGATCTTTCGTGCATTTCGGACTTGTGATGGATAACGTGACGACGATCGATGTGCTGTGTTCGATCTTGAAATGTATAACCGCAGAAGCGACAACATGCCCGTACTCGAGCCTCGGAAAGTTCGGGTACGGGCACGGGATGTGTTCATCGTCGGAATGTCCGATGGGTGACTTCACGCCGACGGTGGGTCGGTGGAGTCGACGGGAGGAAGAGCGACGCGACGACCTTTGCATCACGTTGTATCCGCGGATTAGCACCTCGCTGTCGTCGGCGATGCTCACTTCCACACCGTCGCAGGGTTTTCCGACGGTCGTGGCGATCTGTTCGATGCGCACTGGGAAGCGGCCGACAAGGTGCTCTCGCGGCAAGCAGGCGCGCGGAAAATAGGGCGCAGGGGAAATCGGGACGGGTAGTTGTCACTGCAGCGCCGACCGTTTGCGCGCCTTGAAGACAGTTGCATGCCGTCCGAAGGCGTGCTTCTGTCCGCGGACCGTGCAAGCCTGCTCGTTCCGGGGTTGCGGTGATCTCCCTCTGCGGGTCCGGACGGACGTTTGGATGTGCTCCCGACGGGAAGCCTTCACAAGTCCTGCCCCTCCGACGCCGGGAGCACCTGTGCCTGCAACGACCGCGACCGTTTCGCCTACCGACGCCGCTCGGCTCCTCGGGCAGGTGGCCGTGCCGTTCGTGGCGGTGGGACCGATCGCTCGTCGGCGTTGGGCGATGAAGCTGCTCGAGAAGAACCAATCCGATGCCGGCGTGGTCCGCCTGGTCGCCGATCTACGGAAGCGGCACGGTGACGGACCGGTGGTCGTGCCGATCCCCGGCCGCACCCTCGCGATCGTCCTGACGCCCGAGGATGTGGACCGGATCCTGCGCACCGACACGGCATCGTTCACTGCGGCCAACAAGGAGAAGGTGGCCGCACTCAGCCCGTTCCAGCCCAACGGTGTGCTCATCTCCCGAGGGAACATCCGCGCCCAGCGACGCGCGTTCAACGAGTCGGTCCTCGAACCGGAACACGCCCTGCACCGTCTCGCGGCCGAATGGGTTCCCGTGATCGAGCAGGAGGCGCAGGATCTGCTCGAGCATGCGAGGTCGCGCGGTGAACTCGACGCTCCTGATTTCGTGAAGACCTGGTGGCGCCTCGTTCGGCGACTCGCGTTCGGCGACGCCGCCCGCGACGACGAGAGCATCACCGACCAGTTGTGGACGCTGCGCTCGAACGGGAACTGGTCGTTCGCGCATCCGCTCCGGCACCGCCTGCGCGATCGGTTCACCCAGAACCTGCACCGTCATGTCACGGCGGCTCCGTCCCAGAGTCTGGCCGGGGTGGTCCGGGACCTCGCAGCGCCGGCGTCCGTCGACCCGATCGGGCAGATGCCGCACTGGTTGTTCGCGTTCGACGCCGCAGGCATGGTCAGCGCCCGAACCCTGGCGGTGTTGTCGACCCATTCCGAGCAGCGTCTGCGCGTCGAGTCGGAATTGTCAGGAACCGAAGCCGGGACACCGCAGGTCTACGAGTACCTGCGGGCCTGCGTGCTGGACACGACCCGGCTGTGGCCGACCACTCCGGTGATCCTCCGGGACTCCGTGGAAGAGACCACGTGGAGCGACGGTGCGGGTGGTACCTCCACGATTCCCGCCGGTACGGGCTTCGTGATCCTGTCCTCGGCCTTCCACCGCTCCGACGACCTGCCGTTCGCCGACACCTTCGAACCCGAGATCTGGCTCGACGGCCGCGCCGAGCGCTATCCCGCGCTCGTGCCGTTCAGCGCCGGACCGACGGTGTGCCCCGGGCGCAGCATCGTGCTGTTCGCGGCGAGCACCTTCCTTGCGACTCTGCTCCGGTCCGCCGAGTTCACCGTGGTGTCGGATATGAAGCCGGATCCGGCGCGTCCGCTGCCCGCGACGTTCGACAATTTCGGTCTGCGTTTCGCGGTGCGGTAGGGCTCTCTCGGCTGGGGCCGCAATACCGCGTCGATACCCCCTCGGAGATCGTTTCCCCGTTATCCGATGGCGTGACGTCACTCACGGTTCACCCCGGTTTTGCGACCAACGCGTGAGGTCGATGGTGTCGATGTGAATCGAGTAGGGAAAATCGGGCGCTTTTTGTCCGATACCGGTCGGTTTGGAGTCAAGGCGACACGCTGAGTTCGTCAAAGGTCGAAGTACTCTGTGATGGAATCGTGACCCTTTCGTTACCGAGGGCCTGTCCCAGAGGAAACTGCTGTGATCCGAAATCCTGAATCCACCCACACCCGAGAAGCCACCGATCTGCGACGGCGCGCAACCCGCGCCGGCAGGTGGATGGCAGTCGCGGTCCTCGCGAGCG
This window of the Rhodococcus pyridinivorans genome carries:
- a CDS encoding apiosidase-like domain-containing protein translates to MKQAVLVMVLLLVAACSNAGEQEQRTNVPAVEADCDAADHRFVSSVGADGRHFEDQYGDPVLVRGDSPWSGMADWSPEQAELYFTDREINGFNASIMSAIVVPVNGGPSYEGATFDGIEPFVDGDITQWNEVYWSRVDDYLRIACRHGNTVFLYPMDGWNLTHVFASTTPEQAFEYGRRFAQRYAEFPNIVWMTGGDYSPEAEDLAAGAESDLVLHAMLDGIRDAGSDAPFTIQLGWDKLLSTDHPFWEPVVDWNFVYTYAPTYQAVLQAYERADGTRDPRPALFSEGNYEGENNQEDTAPTTDETLRRQALWALTSGSPGEFRGSDDWEFPDGWETRLDTPAVAQLRAIRELWQSWPWWELVPDIDEPLVVAGRGTPWTSDEMIDVLDDEYVTAARTPDGSLAVVYLPTQRTIRLDPALVPEEATLEWVDPADATGPRQPATSDENGDIPIPGPNTDGDGDWLLVITEREG
- a CDS encoding TetR/AcrR family transcriptional regulator produces the protein MTGASEEPAWKQRAVERSIRTAKLRAEQRVQRFLDAAQAIIAEKGSTDFTVQEVVDRSKQSLRSFYLQFDGKHELLLALFEDALSRSADQIRAAAADEKDPLDQLRVAVELLFESSRPDPAAPRPLFTDLAPQLVLTHPAEVKVAHAPMLTLFTELMEKVDAEGSLREGTNAKRMAAMTMQTVMSIAQSSGGDDTTTLLISADEVWSFCSQGFAAR
- a CDS encoding ferredoxin, which gives rise to MKVVVDDDACRGHGVCLAACPEVFDLSDGGYAVTLMSEVPAEHQDSVREAAGGCPERAIRLD
- a CDS encoding cytochrome P450 → MTDIETKNFFTDPELVEDPYPYYDALREGCPVTREPHHNVMMVTGYEEAIQVLSDEQTFSSCISVTGPFSGLPACPESDDITDFIEEHRPSLPMNDQLPTMDPPQHTDHRGLLMRLITPKRLKENEAFIERIADRLLDDLLARGEGDYITGFAAPFAMLVIADLLGVPESDHQEFIEGLKIQVEKGFSLGSTEGETLKLNPLEFLYKKFGQYIEDRRANPTDDVLTGLATATFPDGTLPPVDDVLRIAANVFSAGQETTVRLLSSALRIIAEQPELQKTLRSEPDRIPNFIEETLRFESPIKGDFRLAKTPTTVGGVDVSAGTIMMLVNGAANRDPRQFSDPNEFDIDRRNARTHIAFGRGVHSCPGAPLARTEGRVGIARLLERTSEIRISEKVHGPEDDRKFGYLPTFILRGLLALHLEYTPAEGESK
- a CDS encoding cytochrome P450; its protein translation is MPATTATVSPTDAARLLGQVAVPFVAVGPIARRRWAMKLLEKNQSDAGVVRLVADLRKRHGDGPVVVPIPGRTLAIVLTPEDVDRILRTDTASFTAANKEKVAALSPFQPNGVLISRGNIRAQRRAFNESVLEPEHALHRLAAEWVPVIEQEAQDLLEHARSRGELDAPDFVKTWWRLVRRLAFGDAARDDESITDQLWTLRSNGNWSFAHPLRHRLRDRFTQNLHRHVTAAPSQSLAGVVRDLAAPASVDPIGQMPHWLFAFDAAGMVSARTLAVLSTHSEQRLRVESELSGTEAGTPQVYEYLRACVLDTTRLWPTTPVILRDSVEETTWSDGAGGTSTIPAGTGFVILSSAFHRSDDLPFADTFEPEIWLDGRAERYPALVPFSAGPTVCPGRSIVLFAASTFLATLLRSAEFTVVSDMKPDPARPLPATFDNFGLRFAVR